The proteins below come from a single Aegilops tauschii subsp. strangulata cultivar AL8/78 chromosome 6, Aet v6.0, whole genome shotgun sequence genomic window:
- the LOC109780681 gene encoding chaperone protein dnaJ A6 has protein sequence MFGRMPRKTSNNTKYYEVLGVSKTATPDELKKAYRKAAIKNHPDKGGDPEKFKELAQAYDVLNDPEKREIYDQYGEDAIKEGMGGSGGADMHSPFDIFEQLFGGGGGGFGGGSSRGRRQKRGEDVVHTMKVSLEDLYNGATKKLSLSRNVLCGKCKGKGSKSGATATCSGCRGAGMRMITRQIGPGMIQQMNTVCPECRGSGEMINDKDRCPSCRGNKVSQEKKVLEVHVEKGMQHGQKIVFQGEADEAPDTVTGDIVFVLQLKEHPKFKRKSDDLFVEHTISLTEALCGFQFVLTHLDGRQLLIKSNPGEMIKPGQHKAINDEGMPQHGRPFMKGRLFVEFSVEFPEPGVLTPSQCKSLEKILPPRPGSQSSDMDVDQCEETTMHDVNIEEEMRRRQHQRRQEAYDEEDDDEGGAPRGVQCAQQ, from the exons ATGTTTGGACGCATGCCAAGGAAGACCAGCAACAACACCAAGTACTACGAGGTGCTTGGTGTATCCAAGACAGCAACCCCGGATGAGTTGAAGAAAGCTTACCGGAAAGCTGCTATAAAAAACCATCCTGACAAGGGCGGAGACCCTGAGAAG TTTAAAGAATTGGCACAAGCTTATGATGTTCTCAATGACCCTGAAAAGAGGGAGATTTATGACCAATATGGAGAAGATGCAATCAAAGAAGGgatgggaggcagcggcggcgctgATATGCATAGCCCCTTTGACATATTCGAACAGCTATttgggggtggcggcggcggctttggAG GTGGTAGCTCGAGAGGACGCAGACAAAAGCGTGGTGAAGATGTGGTGCATACCATGAAGGTTTCGTTAGAAGACTTGTACAATGGTGCTACCAAGAAGCTATCTTTATCACGGAATGTTCTTTGTGGAAAATGCAAGGG AAAGGGATCCAAGAGCGGGGCAACGGCTACTTGCAGTGGTTGTCGTGGTGCAGGAATGAGGATGATAACAAGACAGATTGGACCTGGCATGATCCAACAGATGAATACTGTTTGCCCTGAATGCAGAGGATCAG GCGAGATGATAAATGACAAGGATAGATGCCCAAGCTGCAGAGGGAACAAAGTATCCCAGGAGAAGAAGGTCTTGGAGGTTCATGTGGAGAAGGGAATGCAACATGGCCAAAAGATTGTATTCCAGGGTGAAGCTGACGAAGCT CCTGATACAGTGACAGGAGACATTGTTTTTGTCTTGCAACTTAAAGAGCACCCAAAATTCAAGAGGAAGTCGGATGACCTATTTGTTGAGCACACGATCTCTCTGACTGAGGCTCTCTGTGGCTTTCAGTTTGTTCTGACCCATCTTGATGGTCGGCAGCTTCTGATCAAGTCCAATCCTGGGGAGATGATCAAGCCTG GCCAGCACAAGGCCATAAATGATGAGGGCATGCCCCAGCACGGCCGGCCGTTCATGAAGGGTCGCCTGTTTGTCGAGTTCAGCGTGGAGTTCCCTGAGCCCGGAGTACTGACCCCTAGCCAATGCAAGTCACTTGAGAAGATCCTGCCGCCAAGGCCAGGGAGCCAGTCGTCGGACATGGACGTGGACCAGTGCGAGGAGACCACCATGCACGACGTGAACATCGAAGAGGAGATGAGGCGCAGGCAGCATCAGAGGCGGCAAGAAGCATATGATGAGGAAGACGATGACGAAGGCGGTGCACCAAGGGGTGTGCAGTGCGCCCAGCAGTAA